From the genome of Candidatus Polarisedimenticolia bacterium, one region includes:
- a CDS encoding leucyl aminopeptidase — protein MTRLRARRGDLSDEKADLVVHFQFEGDSTPATLSDSGLRKALAPVLRGDAFEGKLDHSLLWHGDGRRPAARYLVQGLGRKESFGPEVLHRVAELTGGRALGLKAERVGMALGAPAAWGMEIEDAARTASAGFLYGCYRFDKYLSTKRQEPAPRDLLIGIPKGDPDRVGPALEEAQHVDAVLHLARDLVSEHPGYLHPRRMAEIAAREARKARIECRVIDEAEMRKLGMGGMLGVSRGSEHPAVLIHLHYRPRSSKRKKRPVRVVFVGKGVTFDTGGISIKQADGMEAMKADMAGSATVLATLLALPALGIDAEVHGLMMMVENMPDGRAIRPGDILRIYNGKTVEIKSTDAEGRLILADGLSWACRQLKPDYLLDLATLTGAVMVGLGPACTGVMGNDQRFINLLLRSAAEAGEKMWQLPLYPEYREHIRSDVATVKNSGIRYGGAITAGLFLQEFVEPQVPWIHLDIAGPAFFENGYSYASRGATGHGVKTLLQLLRHLS, from the coding sequence ATGACGCGGCTCCGGGCGCGGCGCGGCGATCTCTCGGACGAAAAAGCCGATCTCGTCGTCCATTTCCAGTTCGAGGGCGACTCGACCCCGGCGACCTTGTCGGACTCCGGCCTGCGGAAGGCCCTCGCGCCGGTCCTGCGGGGTGACGCTTTCGAAGGGAAGCTCGATCACTCGCTTCTATGGCATGGCGACGGACGCCGCCCGGCCGCCCGATACCTGGTTCAGGGTCTCGGAAGGAAAGAATCGTTCGGTCCCGAGGTCCTGCATCGTGTCGCGGAATTGACCGGGGGCCGGGCGCTCGGGCTGAAAGCGGAACGGGTCGGCATGGCGCTGGGGGCCCCTGCCGCGTGGGGGATGGAGATCGAAGACGCCGCCAGAACGGCGTCGGCGGGCTTCCTCTACGGCTGCTATCGTTTCGACAAGTACCTCTCCACGAAGCGACAGGAGCCGGCTCCCCGCGATCTTCTGATCGGCATTCCGAAGGGAGATCCCGACCGCGTCGGCCCCGCCCTGGAGGAAGCGCAGCATGTCGATGCCGTCCTTCACCTGGCCCGGGACCTGGTCTCGGAGCATCCGGGCTACCTGCACCCGCGCCGGATGGCGGAAATCGCCGCCCGGGAGGCCCGCAAAGCGCGCATCGAATGCCGGGTGATCGACGAAGCCGAGATGAGGAAGCTGGGCATGGGGGGGATGCTCGGCGTCTCACGAGGCTCCGAGCATCCCGCGGTGCTGATCCACCTGCATTATCGGCCGCGATCCTCCAAGAGGAAGAAACGGCCCGTGCGGGTCGTGTTCGTCGGCAAGGGCGTGACGTTCGACACCGGCGGAATCTCGATCAAGCAGGCCGACGGGATGGAGGCGATGAAGGCGGACATGGCGGGGTCGGCGACGGTCCTGGCGACGCTGCTGGCCCTTCCCGCCCTCGGGATCGACGCGGAAGTCCACGGCCTGATGATGATGGTGGAGAACATGCCCGACGGCCGCGCCATCCGGCCGGGGGACATCCTGCGCATCTACAACGGGAAAACGGTGGAGATCAAGAGCACCGACGCGGAGGGCCGGCTGATTCTGGCGGACGGCCTGTCCTGGGCCTGCCGGCAGCTGAAGCCCGACTATCTGCTGGATCTCGCGACGCTAACGGGCGCGGTCATGGTGGGACTGGGGCCGGCCTGCACCGGCGTCATGGGAAACGACCAGCGCTTCATCAACCTGCTGCTGCGCTCCGCCGCCGAAGCGGGCGAGAAGATGTGGCAGTTGCCGCTCTATCCCGAGTATCGGGAGCACATCCGCTCCGACGTGGCGACCGTGAAGAACTCCGGAATACGCTATGGAGGGGCGATCACCGCGGGGTTGTTCCTCCAGGAATTCGTCGAGCCGCAAGTCCCTTGGATTCACCTCGACATCGCCGGCCCCGCGTTCTTCGAGAACGGCTACTCCTACGCCTCGCGGGGCGCCACCGGCCACGGGGTCAAAACCCTCCTCCAGCTCCTCCGCCATCTGTCCTGA
- a CDS encoding AAA family ATPase: protein MRICVGLTGPNASGKGEVSSYLEGLGFSAHSLSDVVREEATRQGLDHSRDSLIRTGNYLRESFGPGILALRIIPLLEERSVVDSIRNPGEIETFRKVPGFFLLGVEAPVAMRFERSRRRARSGDGLTLEEFRRKEALEQAESGPGQQLRTCLSLADEILQNDGTLDDLRLLVQEVLRRRGALPD, encoded by the coding sequence ATGAGAATCTGCGTCGGTCTCACCGGCCCGAACGCTTCGGGAAAGGGCGAAGTCTCCTCCTATCTTGAAGGCCTGGGCTTCTCCGCCCATTCTCTGTCCGACGTCGTCCGCGAAGAGGCCACCCGCCAAGGTCTGGACCATTCCAGGGATTCGCTGATTCGGACCGGAAACTATCTCCGGGAGAGCTTCGGGCCCGGGATTCTAGCGCTTCGAATCATCCCGCTCCTCGAGGAGCGGAGTGTCGTCGATTCCATCCGGAATCCGGGAGAGATTGAAACGTTCCGGAAGGTCCCGGGATTCTTTCTCCTGGGCGTGGAGGCCCCGGTGGCGATGCGCTTCGAGAGGAGCCGGAGGCGGGCGCGCTCCGGGGACGGCCTCACGTTGGAGGAGTTTCGCCGCAAGGAGGCCCTGGAACAAGCCGAGTCCGGTCCCGGCCAGCAGCTCCGGACCTGCCTTTCCCTCGCCGACGAGATCCTCCAGAACGACGGGACGCTCGACGACCTCAGGCTCCTGGTGCAAGAAGTCCTCCGCAGGAGAGGCGCCCTTCCGGACTGA
- a CDS encoding NAD(P)/FAD-dependent oxidoreductase yields MRVAVVGGGPAGSRAAELLAGGGARVVLYEPRTVWEKPCGGGVPERAIDSCPFLRAPSLPQRVCPRARIFSASGREASVPLAEPLRIYSRRELNGCFMDRACLSGVELVAARVTSLSRSGSIWQVGDSSGRKQSFDFLVGADGASGVVRGRVLGKTVPLDQTIGLGFFLDGYSSDEIVLKFFPGLLGYLWIFPRTDHLAVGICGPAGKDPGALRESLVRFLCDLYGAGVLRRLQNYGARIPSIPPRVSLASSCQGSGWALLGDAAGFVDPITREGIHYALASAEHLAGALRLGRPELYARRCAESWGEELSWASRHRDLFFSARFLEAFTLLSSASRAVQGVVADLIAGRQSYRLLSRRLARRGPSALAALLARPFQRLRVEPPAPNLRILPGSSALTGPAGGTPSIGR; encoded by the coding sequence GTGAGAGTGGCGGTGGTCGGAGGCGGGCCGGCGGGATCGCGGGCGGCGGAGCTCCTCGCCGGCGGCGGCGCCCGGGTCGTCCTCTACGAGCCCCGGACCGTCTGGGAGAAGCCGTGCGGGGGAGGCGTCCCCGAGCGGGCGATCGATTCCTGCCCCTTCCTCCGCGCGCCTTCCCTTCCCCAGCGTGTCTGCCCGCGCGCCCGGATATTCTCGGCCTCGGGGCGGGAAGCGAGCGTTCCTCTGGCCGAGCCGCTGCGCATCTACAGCCGGCGGGAGCTGAACGGCTGCTTCATGGACCGGGCCTGTTTGTCGGGAGTCGAGCTCGTTGCCGCGCGCGTCACGTCGCTGTCGCGCTCCGGCTCGATCTGGCAGGTGGGGGACTCGTCCGGCCGCAAGCAATCGTTCGATTTCCTGGTCGGAGCGGACGGCGCGTCCGGAGTGGTCCGGGGAAGGGTTCTCGGCAAGACCGTTCCGCTGGATCAGACGATCGGGCTCGGCTTCTTCCTGGACGGTTACAGCTCCGACGAGATCGTCCTCAAGTTCTTTCCCGGTCTCCTCGGTTATCTCTGGATCTTTCCGCGCACCGATCATCTCGCCGTGGGAATCTGCGGCCCCGCCGGGAAGGATCCCGGCGCGCTGCGGGAATCGCTGGTCCGGTTCCTCTGCGATCTCTACGGCGCCGGCGTGCTGCGACGCCTGCAAAACTACGGCGCGAGAATCCCCTCGATCCCGCCCCGGGTCTCCCTCGCTTCATCCTGCCAGGGAAGCGGCTGGGCCCTGCTGGGGGACGCCGCCGGCTTCGTCGATCCGATCACCCGCGAAGGGATCCACTACGCCCTGGCTTCCGCGGAGCATCTGGCCGGCGCGCTCCGTCTCGGCCGTCCGGAGCTCTACGCCCGGCGATGCGCGGAGAGCTGGGGGGAGGAGCTGAGCTGGGCCTCCCGGCACCGGGACCTTTTCTTCTCCGCGCGCTTCCTCGAGGCGTTCACCCTCCTGAGCTCCGCGAGCCGCGCGGTCCAGGGGGTCGTCGCCGATCTGATCGCGGGCCGTCAGTCGTACCGCCTGCTCTCCCGCCGGCTGGCCCGGCGGGGCCCCTCCGCCCTCGCCGCCCTCCTCGCCCGGCCGTTCCAACGCCTCCGGGTGGAGCCGCCGGCGCCCAACCTCCGGATCCTTCCGGGCAGCTCCGCGCTCACGGGGCCCGCCGGTGGCACTCCCAGCATCGGTCGTTGA
- a CDS encoding YciI family protein, translated as MKTHPKTWRRAVVALLFVALFSPASSFSGDAKPPGASSSEEDGGVFIIRLRPAVTGREATELEKLKIIQHFEYLKGLLAQGKLILAGLATDDYAGVVILRARDRLEAEKIMAGDPAIGANVFLAELHPFRVALLAAPR; from the coding sequence GTGAAGACCCACCCCAAAACCTGGCGGCGCGCCGTCGTCGCGCTGCTCTTCGTCGCTCTTTTCTCTCCCGCTTCTTCGTTCTCCGGCGACGCCAAGCCTCCCGGCGCGAGCTCCTCCGAGGAGGACGGCGGAGTGTTCATCATTCGTCTGCGGCCCGCGGTCACCGGCCGGGAGGCCACGGAGCTCGAGAAGCTCAAGATCATCCAGCACTTCGAATACCTCAAAGGGCTCCTGGCCCAGGGAAAGCTGATTCTGGCCGGTCTGGCGACCGACGACTACGCCGGGGTGGTGATCCTCCGGGCGCGGGACCGGCTCGAGGCGGAGAAGATCATGGCCGGCGATCCGGCGATCGGAGCGAACGTCTTTCTCGCCGAGCTGCACCCGTTTCGCGTGGCGCTCCTGGCGGCGCCCCGGTGA
- the dxs gene encoding 1-deoxy-D-xylulose-5-phosphate synthase produces MGDTLTGGLDLPLPRRAGERAEAAEERISAEPLLPRIESPADLKALSLEDLRRLAQEIREYVIAIVSKVGGHLGPSLGVVELTLALHKIFDSPTDKIVWDVGHQAYPHKILTGRRERFPTLRQYRGLSGFVTPAESPHDAFGVAHASTSIAAALGMAAARDLKGEKHHVVTVTGDGAMTGGLAYEALNNAGHSGRDLLVILNDNEMSISPNVGAISHYLTSITANPFYGRVKEEVKGLLERLPLGEPVGELARRVEQNLKNLLVPGALFQSLGFSYFGPIDGHDLEELLAVLGRLKSSKGPVLLHVLTKKGKGYAPAEGDACTFHGISPFDATTGKADAGSGGLPSYNEVLASALADLSEGDARIVAVTAAMADGTGLVKYRRRFPNRFFDVGIAEAHGVCFAAGLAIQGMRPVAAIYSTFLQRAYDQIIHDVGIQSLPVVFCLDRAGLVGPDGPTHHGVFDLTYLRAVPNFVIAAPKDGNEMKDLLATALSQQTAPFALRYPKTACVRFDPDRPARPIPIGSWEGIHRGAGICLLAVGAMVEACEKALPLLREKGVDAGLVNCRFVKPLDRELLRKLRADYRLLVTVEENVVNGGFGAGVHEALAEMRLEGPVAHFAVPDRFVTHGSRGELLEEVGLSPARIAERVRDLAGEPR; encoded by the coding sequence ATGGGGGATACGCTGACCGGCGGGCTGGACCTTCCCCTTCCCCGCCGCGCCGGCGAAAGAGCTGAAGCCGCCGAGGAGAGGATTTCCGCCGAACCGCTCCTTCCCCGCATCGAATCGCCCGCCGACCTCAAGGCGCTCAGTCTGGAGGATCTCCGGCGCCTGGCGCAGGAAATCCGCGAGTACGTCATCGCGATCGTCTCCAAGGTGGGCGGGCACCTGGGCCCCAGCCTGGGAGTGGTCGAGCTGACCCTCGCCCTCCACAAGATCTTCGACTCTCCCACCGACAAGATCGTCTGGGACGTGGGCCATCAGGCCTACCCGCACAAAATCCTGACGGGCCGACGGGAGCGCTTCCCGACCCTCCGCCAGTACCGGGGCTTGAGCGGCTTCGTCACCCCCGCCGAGTCGCCTCACGACGCCTTCGGGGTCGCCCACGCGAGCACCTCGATCGCGGCGGCCCTCGGAATGGCGGCGGCGCGCGATCTCAAAGGCGAGAAGCATCACGTGGTGACGGTCACGGGCGACGGGGCGATGACGGGGGGGTTGGCCTACGAGGCCCTGAACAACGCCGGCCATTCGGGCCGCGATCTGCTCGTGATCCTCAACGACAACGAGATGTCGATCTCCCCTAACGTCGGCGCCATCTCCCATTACCTGACGAGCATCACGGCGAACCCCTTCTACGGCCGGGTGAAGGAAGAGGTCAAGGGCCTGCTGGAGCGGCTGCCGCTCGGCGAGCCGGTGGGGGAGCTGGCCAGGCGGGTGGAGCAGAATCTCAAGAATCTGCTGGTGCCGGGCGCCCTGTTTCAGTCGCTGGGTTTCTCCTACTTCGGCCCGATCGACGGCCACGACCTCGAGGAGCTGCTCGCCGTCCTCGGACGGCTGAAAAGCTCGAAGGGGCCCGTCCTGCTACACGTGCTCACCAAGAAGGGGAAAGGGTACGCTCCGGCGGAAGGCGACGCCTGCACCTTCCACGGCATCAGCCCTTTCGACGCCACCACCGGCAAGGCCGACGCGGGGAGCGGCGGGCTTCCCAGCTACAACGAGGTTCTGGCCTCCGCGCTGGCCGACCTTTCGGAAGGTGACGCGAGGATCGTGGCGGTCACGGCGGCGATGGCCGACGGCACCGGACTGGTGAAGTACCGCCGCCGGTTCCCGAACCGGTTCTTCGACGTCGGGATTGCCGAAGCCCACGGGGTCTGCTTCGCCGCCGGGCTGGCGATCCAGGGAATGCGGCCCGTGGCGGCCATCTACTCCACGTTCCTGCAGCGCGCCTACGATCAGATCATTCACGACGTGGGAATCCAGAGCCTTCCGGTCGTCTTCTGTCTCGATCGGGCGGGCCTGGTCGGACCCGACGGGCCGACGCATCACGGAGTCTTCGATCTGACTTATCTGCGGGCGGTCCCGAACTTCGTCATCGCCGCCCCGAAAGACGGCAACGAGATGAAGGATCTCCTGGCGACCGCGTTGAGTCAGCAAACCGCTCCCTTCGCCCTCCGCTATCCCAAAACCGCTTGCGTCCGATTCGACCCCGATCGGCCGGCCCGCCCGATCCCGATCGGATCCTGGGAAGGGATCCATCGAGGCGCCGGAATCTGCCTGCTCGCCGTGGGGGCGATGGTGGAAGCCTGCGAGAAAGCCCTGCCTCTCTTGAGGGAAAAAGGAGTCGACGCCGGCCTGGTCAACTGCCGCTTCGTGAAGCCGCTGGATCGGGAGCTCCTGCGGAAGCTCCGGGCCGACTACCGATTGCTGGTGACGGTGGAGGAGAACGTCGTCAACGGCGGTTTCGGGGCGGGCGTGCATGAAGCCCTGGCGGAGATGAGGCTGGAGGGTCCGGTGGCTCACTTCGCGGTTCCGGACCGCTTCGTCACCCACGGCTCGCGGGGCGAGCTGCTGGAGGAGGTTGGCTTGAGTCCCGCGCGGATCGCGGAGCGCGTACGGGACCTGGCGGGAGAACCACGATGA
- a CDS encoding polymer-forming cytoskeletal protein, whose product MLKLEPGKENDGGTVRRAEGEEATIIGPEMVFAGELVSEENIHLRGRVEGNISTSGSLFIEPTGHVKGDITAENVVVEGSVEGTVIAAQKFELRPSGRIQGDIRASVVAIAENSFLRGRVLATERVSTQATPMARRRLERK is encoded by the coding sequence ATGCTGAAGCTCGAGCCGGGAAAGGAGAACGACGGCGGAACCGTCCGGAGAGCGGAAGGGGAGGAGGCGACGATCATCGGCCCCGAGATGGTGTTCGCGGGCGAGCTCGTTTCCGAGGAGAACATCCACCTGCGCGGCCGGGTCGAAGGGAACATCTCCACGTCGGGCTCCCTGTTCATCGAACCGACCGGGCACGTGAAGGGTGACATCACGGCGGAGAACGTGGTGGTGGAGGGAAGCGTCGAAGGCACCGTGATCGCCGCGCAGAAGTTCGAGCTTCGTCCTTCCGGACGCATCCAGGGCGACATCCGGGCCTCGGTCGTGGCGATCGCCGAGAACTCCTTCCTGCGCGGCCGGGTCCTCGCCACCGAGCGGGTTTCCACGCAGGCCACCCCGATGGCACGGCGGCGTCTCGAGCGCAAGTGA
- a CDS encoding MogA/MoaB family molybdenum cofactor biosynthesis protein produces MGHREHRHAAPRRVATAVLTISDTRTPETDAAGPLIRRLLSKAGHPVVDARILPDEPRSIVALLRRWGRDRRVRAMILTGGTGVSPRDGTFEAVDSLLEKRLEGFGEIFRMLSYDQVGAAAFLSRALAGIYRGRAVFSLPGAVSAVTLGMEKLILPELAHLAYEISKPPLRRLKTR; encoded by the coding sequence ATGGGACACCGCGAGCATCGACACGCCGCCCCGCGCCGCGTGGCGACGGCCGTCCTGACGATTTCCGACACGCGGACTCCAGAGACCGACGCCGCGGGACCGCTGATCCGCCGGCTTCTCTCCAAGGCGGGCCACCCGGTCGTGGACGCCCGGATCCTCCCCGACGAGCCGCGCTCGATCGTCGCCTTGTTGCGGCGATGGGGACGGGATCGACGGGTTCGGGCGATGATCCTCACGGGGGGGACCGGCGTCTCGCCGCGCGACGGCACGTTCGAGGCGGTCGACTCCTTGCTGGAGAAGCGGCTCGAGGGTTTCGGCGAGATCTTCCGAATGCTCTCCTACGACCAGGTGGGGGCCGCCGCCTTCCTGAGCCGGGCGCTCGCCGGGATCTACCGCGGCCGCGCGGTCTTCTCGCTTCCGGGAGCCGTGTCCGCGGTGACGCTGGGCATGGAGAAGCTGATCCTCCCGGAGCTGGCTCATCTGGCCTACGAGATCTCGAAGCCCCCGCTCCGCCGCCTCAAGACCCGTTGA
- a CDS encoding tetratricopeptide repeat protein — translation MASRLALSSEPRFHDALRWILAATSLAIPFVFLGSLGDPFQLPKQLVFRWAAIAVLGFWLAGTWSASRIVLRRSAVAAPVFFLVFIGMLSVFQAPNATEASSAVRDAFLACLVLLLSLPVLEKKDRLVGSCLGLAAVATAAMGTLQLLVGPGMTLLPPTQGGALVGDVTVASIFVGSMLPLLLGLAAAPDRGARGWIAGAAVATAFVALARTPAAWLGSLVGLGVLAAATFRRSPGSARPFRVPGRSWLAAAGITALLVLSVSWTRGFSLWSSPPSLKIAELQGPVLRIETWRATLQMMLRHPLGIGAGSWRRVFPQEAGALTPRSPFTSSRWPQSAGNEFLEVGSELGAPGLFLLIWLALRLLGSGWRNREEGATRAGALASLAALAGCALLSSPLREPPLLWSATLLAALATAPRGSSSDPARPIFALQMEPRRRRALGFVAALLGTALVVLSGWDTYRLAASSAALQSGQAACVQRDYARAIPALRRASRMDPASNLARYLNGVCALASGRGDLAEPELRAALDLNPHDAAALLALGSAYRSQGKLTDALGAVERARNVWPTDEEVNLALGDARGSLGDVAGATQAYRTALATNPHSVQGYLKLGSLMEAHGKVAGAVSAFSAAADLDPYLPEALSRLGGAYLKQGDYDAAVQVYQGMLSFLPDDVSALTNLARTYVGMQRPCDALAKLERARDLERDPRRRDALEKALAEVSSKCPSGPPGR, via the coding sequence ATGGCGTCCCGCTTGGCCCTATCCTCCGAGCCACGTTTCCACGACGCTCTCCGTTGGATCCTCGCGGCGACGTCGCTGGCGATTCCTTTCGTCTTCCTCGGCTCGCTCGGCGATCCCTTTCAGCTTCCGAAGCAGCTCGTCTTCCGTTGGGCGGCGATTGCGGTGCTGGGCTTCTGGCTCGCCGGCACTTGGTCCGCCAGCCGGATCGTCCTGCGAAGGAGCGCCGTCGCCGCCCCGGTTTTCTTCCTCGTCTTCATCGGCATGCTCTCCGTGTTCCAGGCCCCCAATGCGACGGAAGCCTCCTCGGCGGTCCGGGACGCCTTTCTCGCTTGTCTGGTCCTGCTCCTTTCCCTTCCCGTCCTGGAAAAGAAGGACCGCCTCGTCGGCTCGTGCCTGGGACTGGCGGCGGTGGCCACGGCGGCCATGGGAACGCTGCAATTGCTGGTGGGCCCGGGAATGACGCTTCTGCCGCCGACTCAGGGAGGAGCGCTGGTGGGCGACGTCACCGTCGCCTCGATCTTCGTCGGATCGATGCTGCCGCTGCTGCTCGGTCTCGCGGCGGCGCCCGACCGGGGCGCGCGGGGGTGGATCGCCGGCGCGGCCGTCGCGACCGCTTTCGTCGCTCTGGCGCGAACGCCCGCGGCGTGGCTGGGGTCGCTCGTCGGACTGGGAGTCCTCGCCGCGGCCACTTTCCGGCGGAGCCCTGGATCGGCTCGGCCTTTTCGGGTTCCAGGACGGTCCTGGCTCGCGGCCGCCGGAATCACCGCCCTGCTCGTCCTGTCGGTCAGCTGGACGCGGGGCTTCTCGCTTTGGTCGTCTCCCCCGTCCCTGAAAATCGCCGAGCTGCAGGGGCCGGTCCTCCGGATCGAGACGTGGCGCGCCACCCTGCAGATGATGCTTCGACATCCTCTGGGGATCGGCGCGGGCAGCTGGCGCCGGGTTTTTCCGCAGGAGGCCGGAGCCCTGACGCCCCGTTCTCCGTTCACCTCCTCCCGCTGGCCCCAATCGGCCGGAAACGAATTCCTCGAGGTCGGTTCCGAGCTGGGGGCTCCCGGCCTCTTCCTTTTAATATGGCTGGCCCTCCGCCTGCTCGGCTCCGGCTGGAGGAACCGGGAGGAGGGGGCGACCCGCGCCGGGGCTCTCGCTTCCCTCGCCGCGCTGGCCGGGTGCGCTCTGCTGTCGTCGCCGCTTCGTGAGCCGCCGCTTCTCTGGAGCGCCACGCTCCTCGCCGCGCTGGCGACCGCGCCCCGCGGCAGCTCCTCCGATCCGGCGCGACCGATCTTCGCCCTCCAAATGGAACCCCGAAGGCGGCGGGCGCTGGGCTTCGTCGCCGCCCTTCTCGGCACCGCGCTCGTCGTCCTGTCGGGATGGGACACCTACCGGCTGGCGGCCTCCAGCGCCGCGCTCCAATCGGGGCAGGCGGCCTGCGTTCAGCGCGACTATGCGCGCGCCATCCCGGCGTTGCGCCGCGCCTCCCGGATGGATCCCGCCTCGAACCTCGCCCGGTATCTGAACGGAGTCTGCGCGCTCGCTTCGGGGAGGGGTGACCTGGCCGAGCCGGAGCTGCGGGCCGCGCTCGATCTCAATCCCCACGATGCCGCGGCCCTGCTGGCCCTGGGGTCCGCCTACCGCTCGCAGGGCAAGCTGACCGACGCCCTGGGGGCGGTGGAGAGGGCGAGGAACGTCTGGCCGACGGACGAGGAGGTGAACCTCGCCTTGGGGGACGCTCGCGGCTCGCTCGGCGACGTGGCGGGCGCGACCCAGGCCTACCGGACGGCCTTGGCGACGAACCCCCATTCGGTCCAGGGCTATCTGAAGCTCGGGAGCTTGATGGAAGCGCACGGCAAGGTGGCGGGAGCCGTGAGCGCCTTCTCCGCCGCCGCCGACCTCGATCCGTACCTGCCGGAAGCGCTCTCCCGGCTGGGAGGGGCCTACCTGAAACAGGGCGACTATGACGCCGCGGTCCAGGTCTATCAGGGCATGCTGAGTTTTCTGCCGGACGACGTCTCGGCGCTCACCAACCTGGCCCGCACCTACGTCGGCATGCAACGTCCGTGCGACGCCCTGGCGAAGCTCGAGAGAGCGCGCGATTTGGAGAGGGACCCCCGCCGCCGCGACGCCCTCGAGAAGGCCCTGGCCGAAGTCTCCTCGAAGTGCCCAAGCGGACCTCCAGGCCGCTGA
- a CDS encoding rhomboid family intramembrane serine protease translates to MIPLKDENPIRSFPFATVLIIAINLVVFGYEWTLPHPALKALVFQFGAIPAELDVRHVAPASLADVPWITLITSMFLHGGFLHVGGNMLYLWIFGDNVEDAMGPLRFVVFYLACGLAAAFFQIAAMPLSRVPLVGASGAIAGILGAYALLYPTARVRTLVILFFFVRIVPIPALIILGMWFVVQILSVPASGSSGVAFFAHIGGFLCGMLLIGFFVRQDRRRAG, encoded by the coding sequence ATGATTCCGCTGAAGGACGAAAACCCAATCCGCTCCTTCCCGTTCGCGACCGTCCTGATCATCGCCATCAACCTGGTGGTCTTCGGTTACGAGTGGACGCTTCCCCATCCCGCCCTGAAAGCGCTCGTCTTCCAGTTCGGGGCGATCCCGGCGGAACTCGACGTTCGGCATGTCGCTCCCGCCTCGCTCGCCGACGTTCCGTGGATCACCCTGATCACCTCGATGTTCCTCCATGGCGGCTTTCTGCACGTCGGCGGGAACATGCTCTATCTATGGATCTTCGGGGACAACGTCGAGGACGCGATGGGTCCTCTGCGCTTTGTGGTCTTTTATCTCGCCTGCGGTCTCGCCGCCGCCTTCTTCCAGATTGCCGCCATGCCTCTCTCCCGAGTTCCCCTCGTCGGAGCCTCCGGCGCAATCGCCGGAATTCTGGGAGCCTATGCCCTGCTCTACCCGACGGCCCGCGTCCGCACGCTGGTGATTCTTTTCTTCTTCGTTCGAATCGTCCCGATCCCCGCCCTGATCATCCTGGGAATGTGGTTCGTCGTGCAGATCCTGTCGGTTCCGGCCTCCGGATCGAGTGGCGTGGCCTTCTTCGCGCACATCGGCGGTTTCCTCTGCGGCATGCTCCTGATCGGCTTCTTCGTGCGCCAAGACAGGCGGCGGGCAGGCTGA
- a CDS encoding DUF2007 domain-containing protein, which translates to MATKIIFRTWDDSEAELIRGLLESYGIPCSVISDITHAVVPLTVDGLGEIRLSVPEEAAEEAEGILREHQNAGPVSVPRAEKASCGGDEDE; encoded by the coding sequence GTGGCGACCAAGATCATCTTCAGGACCTGGGACGATAGCGAAGCGGAGCTGATCCGCGGCCTCCTGGAGAGCTACGGAATCCCGTGCAGCGTGATCTCGGACATCACTCACGCGGTGGTGCCACTCACTGTGGACGGCTTGGGGGAGATCCGACTTTCGGTCCCCGAGGAGGCGGCCGAAGAGGCCGAAGGGATCCTCCGGGAGCACCAGAACGCCGGGCCGGTCTCCGTCCCCCGGGCGGAGAAGGCCTCTTGCGGCGGCGACGAGGATGAATGA